A genome region from Arthrobacter sp. V1I9 includes the following:
- a CDS encoding M20/M25/M40 family metallo-hydrolase, with protein sequence MPDVLPEDEVVRICQELIRIDTSNFGDGSGPGERAAAEYAAGLIEEVGMEAEIFESAPGRANVVTRMAGEDPSASALVVHGHLDVVPALKDQWSVDPFGAELKDGLIWGRGAVDMKDMDAMILAVLRSFARTGKKPKRDIIFAFFADEEAGGAYGARYAVDKRPELFEGATEAISEVGGFSATIGGQRTYLLQTAEKGISWLRLVAHGRAGHGSQINTDNAVTRLAAAVTRIGEYKWPIELTPTTRQFLDGVTELTGVEFDADYPDLLLKQLGTVARFVGATLQNTTNPTLVKGGYKHNVIPESAEALIDCRTLPGQEEHVLEIVKELAGTGVDVSYVHNDVSLEVPFAGNLVDSMIDALHSEDPGAKVLPYTLSGGTDNKSLSRLGITGYGFAPLMLPDELDFTGMFHGVDERVPADSLKFGAKVLNTLLTNY encoded by the coding sequence TACGCTGCAGGGCTCATCGAGGAAGTTGGCATGGAGGCCGAAATTTTCGAGTCAGCACCGGGGCGGGCGAACGTAGTTACCCGGATGGCCGGCGAGGATCCTTCCGCCAGCGCCCTGGTGGTGCACGGCCACCTCGACGTGGTTCCCGCCCTCAAGGACCAGTGGTCCGTGGACCCGTTCGGAGCCGAACTGAAGGACGGGCTTATCTGGGGCCGCGGCGCCGTCGACATGAAAGACATGGACGCCATGATCCTCGCCGTCCTGCGAAGCTTTGCCCGCACGGGTAAAAAGCCCAAGCGGGACATCATTTTCGCCTTCTTTGCGGACGAAGAGGCCGGCGGGGCGTACGGTGCCCGCTACGCCGTGGACAAGCGCCCGGAGCTCTTTGAGGGCGCCACCGAAGCCATCTCCGAAGTGGGCGGGTTCTCGGCGACCATCGGCGGGCAGCGCACCTATCTACTGCAGACCGCCGAGAAGGGCATCTCCTGGCTCCGCCTCGTAGCCCACGGCAGGGCCGGCCACGGCTCACAAATCAACACCGACAACGCAGTGACCCGCCTCGCGGCGGCCGTGACCCGTATCGGTGAATACAAGTGGCCCATCGAACTGACGCCCACCACCAGGCAGTTCCTGGACGGAGTGACGGAACTTACCGGCGTGGAGTTCGACGCCGACTATCCCGATCTCCTGCTGAAGCAGCTGGGCACGGTGGCCCGGTTCGTCGGCGCAACCCTGCAGAACACCACCAACCCCACGCTCGTTAAGGGTGGCTACAAGCACAACGTCATCCCCGAATCAGCAGAGGCGCTCATCGACTGCCGCACGTTGCCCGGGCAGGAGGAGCACGTCCTGGAAATCGTCAAGGAGCTGGCCGGAACCGGGGTGGACGTCAGCTATGTGCACAACGACGTGTCCCTTGAGGTTCCCTTTGCCGGCAACCTGGTGGATTCCATGATCGACGCCCTGCACTCCGAGGACCCCGGCGCCAAGGTGCTGCCTTACACGCTCTCCGGCGGCACGGACAACAAGTCGCTCAGCAGGCTGGGCATCACCGGTTACGGATTTGCCCCGCTGATGCTGCCGGACGAGCTGGACTTCACCGGCATGTTCCACGGGGTGGACGAGCGCGTCCCGGCCGATTCCCTCAAGTTCGGCGCCAAGGTGCTCAACACCCTGCTCACCAACTACTGA